In Burkholderia savannae, one genomic interval encodes:
- the tuf gene encoding elongation factor Tu yields MAKEKFERTKPHVNVGTIGHVDHGKTTLTAAIATVLSAKFGGEAKKYDEIDAAPEEKARGITINTAHIEYETANRHYAHVDCPGHADYVKNMITGAAQMDGAILVCSAADGPMPQTREHILLARQVGVPYIIVFLNKCDMVDDAELLELVEMEVRELLSKYDFPGDDTPIIKGSAKLALEGDKGELGEVAIMNLADALDTYIPTPERAVDGAFLMPVEDVFSISGRGTVVTGRVERGVVKVGEEIEIVGIKATAKTTCTGVEMFRKLLDQGQAGDNVGILLRGTKREDVERGQVLAKPGSITPHTHFTAEVYVLSKDEGGRHTPFFNNYRPQFYFRTTDVTGSIELPKDKEMVMPGDNVSITVKLIAPIAMEEGLRFAIREGGRTVGAGVVAKIIE; encoded by the coding sequence ATGGCCAAGGAAAAGTTTGAGCGGACCAAGCCGCACGTGAACGTTGGTACGATTGGTCACGTTGACCACGGCAAGACGACGCTGACGGCGGCGATCGCGACGGTTCTGTCGGCGAAGTTCGGCGGCGAAGCGAAGAAGTACGACGAAATCGACGCGGCGCCGGAAGAAAAGGCGCGCGGCATCACGATCAACACGGCGCACATCGAGTACGAAACGGCGAACCGCCACTACGCACACGTCGACTGCCCGGGCCACGCCGACTACGTGAAGAACATGATCACGGGCGCGGCGCAGATGGACGGCGCGATCCTGGTGTGCTCGGCAGCAGACGGCCCGATGCCGCAAACGCGTGAGCACATCCTGCTGGCGCGTCAGGTCGGCGTGCCGTACATCATCGTGTTCCTGAACAAGTGCGACATGGTGGACGACGCCGAGCTGCTCGAGCTGGTCGAGATGGAAGTGCGCGAACTGCTGTCGAAGTACGACTTCCCGGGCGACGACACGCCGATCATCAAGGGTTCGGCGAAGCTGGCGCTGGAAGGCGACAAGGGCGAGCTGGGCGAAGTGGCGATCATGAACCTGGCGGACGCGCTGGACACGTACATCCCGACGCCGGAACGCGCGGTGGATGGTGCGTTCCTGATGCCGGTGGAAGATGTGTTCTCGATCTCGGGCCGCGGTACGGTGGTGACGGGTCGTGTCGAGCGTGGCGTGGTCAAGGTCGGCGAGGAAATCGAAATCGTCGGTATCAAGGCGACGGCGAAGACGACCTGCACGGGCGTGGAAATGTTCCGCAAGCTGCTGGACCAAGGTCAGGCAGGCGACAACGTCGGTATCCTGCTGCGCGGCACGAAGCGTGAAGACGTGGAGCGCGGCCAGGTTCTGGCGAAGCCGGGTTCGATCACGCCGCACACGCACTTCACGGCTGAAGTGTACGTGCTGAGCAAGGACGAAGGCGGCCGTCACACGCCGTTCTTCAACAACTACCGTCCGCAGTTCTACTTCCGTACGACGGACGTGACGGGCTCGATCGAGCTGCCGAAGGACAAGGAAATGGTGATGCCGGGCGACAACGTGTCGATCACGGTGAAGCTGATCGCGCCGATCGCGATGGAAGAAGGTCTGCGCTTCGCGATCCGCGAAGGCGGCCGCACCGTCGGCGCCGGCGTCGTCGCCAAGATCATCGAGTAA
- the secE gene encoding preprotein translocase subunit SecE, with amino-acid sequence MANPSVETVNTSGDKLMLALGVLLVLAGFAGFFLLGGKEWYVRGAALAVGVVAGVGVALISLPGKSFIAFAKDSYREVRKVVWPTRKEATQTTLVVFGFVLVMALFLWLSDKSIEWVIFSAILGWK; translated from the coding sequence ATGGCGAATCCTTCCGTCGAAACTGTTAATACCTCCGGCGATAAGCTGATGCTGGCCCTGGGTGTATTGTTGGTCTTGGCCGGATTTGCGGGCTTCTTCTTGCTTGGCGGCAAGGAGTGGTATGTCCGCGGCGCTGCTTTGGCAGTGGGGGTGGTCGCCGGTGTGGGCGTCGCGCTGATATCGCTTCCTGGTAAGAGCTTCATCGCTTTTGCGAAGGATTCGTATCGCGAAGTGCGTAAAGTCGTTTGGCCCACGCGCAAAGAAGCCACGCAAACCACGCTCGTCGTCTTCGGTTTTGTGCTGGTCATGGCGCTCTTTCTTTGGCTAAGCGATAAGTCCATCGAATGGGTGATTTTCTCGGCGATTCTGGGTTGGAAATGA
- the nusG gene encoding transcription termination/antitermination protein NusG codes for MSDTPASPSGKRWYVVHAYSGMEKSVQRALQERIERAGMQDKFGQILVPTEEVVEVKGGHKAVTERRFFPGYVLVEMEMTDETWHLVKNTAKVTGFVGGARNRPSPISPREVEKIMSQMQEGVEKPRPKTLFEVGEMVRVKEGPFTDFNGTVEEVNYEKSRVRVSVTIFGRATPVELEFGQVEKV; via the coding sequence ATGAGCGATACTCCGGCATCCCCGAGCGGAAAACGTTGGTACGTCGTGCACGCCTACTCCGGCATGGAGAAGAGCGTGCAACGCGCGCTTCAGGAGCGCATCGAGCGTGCCGGCATGCAGGACAAGTTCGGCCAGATCCTGGTTCCGACCGAGGAAGTGGTTGAAGTCAAGGGTGGTCACAAGGCGGTGACCGAGCGTCGTTTCTTCCCCGGCTACGTGCTGGTCGAAATGGAAATGACGGACGAAACGTGGCACCTCGTGAAAAACACCGCGAAGGTCACCGGTTTCGTCGGCGGGGCGCGCAATCGCCCGAGCCCGATTTCCCCGCGGGAAGTCGAAAAAATCATGTCGCAAATGCAGGAAGGCGTGGAAAAGCCGCGCCCGAAGACCCTGTTCGAAGTCGGCGAGATGGTGCGCGTGAAGGAAGGCCCGTTCACGGACTTCAACGGCACGGTCGAAGAAGTGAACTACGAAAAATCGCGAGTTCGGGTGTCCGTCACCATCTTCGGCCGAGCAACGCCGGTCGAGCTGGAATTCGGGCAGGTCGAAAAGGTTTGA
- the rplK gene encoding 50S ribosomal protein L11, translating to MAKKIVGFIKLQIPAGKANPSPPVGPALGQRGLNIMEFCKAFNAQTQGMEPGLPVPVVITAYADKSFTFVMKTPPATVLIKKAAKVDKGSSKPHTDKVGKITRAQAEEIAKTKMPDLTAADLDAAVRTIAGSARSMGITVEGV from the coding sequence ATGGCAAAGAAGATTGTCGGCTTTATCAAGCTGCAGATCCCTGCAGGTAAAGCCAACCCGTCGCCGCCGGTCGGTCCGGCGCTGGGCCAGCGCGGCCTGAACATCATGGAGTTCTGCAAGGCGTTCAACGCGCAGACTCAAGGCATGGAGCCGGGCCTGCCGGTGCCGGTCGTCATCACGGCATACGCGGACAAGAGCTTCACGTTCGTGATGAAGACCCCGCCCGCGACGGTTCTGATCAAGAAGGCGGCGAAGGTCGACAAGGGCTCGAGCAAACCCCACACCGACAAGGTCGGCAAGATCACCCGCGCACAAGCGGAAGAAATCGCGAAGACCAAGATGCCGGATCTTACGGCAGCTGATCTCGACGCGGCCGTTCGCACCATCGCTGGTAGCGCACGCTCGATGGGCATCACTGTGGAGGGCGTGTAA
- the rplA gene encoding 50S ribosomal protein L1 gives MAKISKRRQAFAAKVDRQKLYAIDEALALVKECASAKFNESIDVAVQLGIDAKKSDQVVRGSVVLPAGTGKSVRVAVFAQGEKAEQARAAGAEVVGMEDLAEQIKAGQMDFDIVIASPDTMRIVGTLGQILGPRGLMPNPKVGTVTPDVATAVKNAKAGQVQFRVDKAGIIHATIGRASFESTALRTNLSALIEALQKAKPATSKGVYLRKIALSSTMGVGVRVDQGSLAAQ, from the coding sequence ATGGCCAAGATCTCGAAGCGCCGTCAGGCATTTGCCGCTAAGGTCGATCGTCAGAAGCTGTACGCGATCGACGAGGCCCTCGCTCTCGTGAAGGAATGCGCGAGCGCGAAGTTCAACGAATCGATCGACGTCGCGGTTCAACTCGGCATCGACGCGAAGAAGTCGGACCAGGTCGTTCGTGGTTCGGTCGTGCTGCCGGCCGGTACCGGCAAGTCGGTTCGCGTTGCCGTGTTCGCGCAAGGCGAGAAGGCAGAGCAAGCGCGCGCCGCCGGCGCCGAAGTGGTCGGCATGGAAGATCTGGCTGAGCAGATCAAGGCCGGTCAAATGGACTTCGACATCGTGATCGCTTCGCCGGACACGATGCGTATCGTCGGTACGCTGGGCCAGATCCTCGGCCCGCGCGGCCTGATGCCGAACCCGAAGGTCGGCACGGTCACGCCGGATGTCGCGACCGCAGTGAAGAACGCGAAGGCGGGTCAGGTGCAGTTCCGCGTCGACAAGGCCGGTATCATCCATGCGACGATCGGCCGTGCATCGTTCGAGTCGACCGCGCTGCGCACGAACCTGTCGGCGCTGATCGAAGCGCTGCAGAAGGCGAAGCCGGCGACGAGCAAGGGCGTGTACCTGCGCAAGATCGCGCTGTCGAGCACGATGGGTGTCGGCGTTCGCGTCGACCAAGGCTCGCTGGCCGCGCAGTAA
- the rplJ gene encoding 50S ribosomal protein L10, producing the protein MPLNREDKQAVVAEVAAQVAKAQTVVLAEYRGIAVGDLTTLRAKAREQKVYLRVLKNTLARRAVEGTPFAPLAEQMTGPLIYGISEDAIAAAKVVNDFSKSNDKLVIKAGSFDGKVMDKAGVQALASIPSREELLSKLLFVMQAPVSGFARALAALAEKKQAEAA; encoded by the coding sequence GTGCCGCTTAATAGAGAAGACAAGCAAGCCGTCGTCGCTGAGGTTGCCGCGCAAGTTGCGAAGGCCCAGACCGTTGTGCTCGCTGAGTATCGTGGAATTGCGGTTGGCGATCTGACCACGCTGCGCGCGAAAGCGCGCGAGCAAAAGGTTTACCTGCGCGTTCTGAAGAACACGCTGGCGCGCCGCGCCGTCGAAGGTACGCCGTTTGCTCCGCTGGCAGAGCAGATGACTGGTCCCCTGATCTACGGCATCTCGGAAGATGCAATTGCCGCTGCTAAGGTCGTCAACGACTTCAGCAAGAGCAATGACAAGTTGGTCATCAAGGCCGGTTCGTTCGATGGCAAGGTGATGGACAAGGCAGGCGTGCAAGCGCTCGCCAGCATCCCGAGCCGCGAAGAACTGCTCTCGAAGCTGCTGTTCGTCATGCAAGCGCCTGTTTCCGGCTTTGCGCGCGCTCTGGCCGCGCTCGCCGAGAAGAAGCAAGCCGAAGCTGCGTAA
- the rplL gene encoding 50S ribosomal protein L7/L12, with protein sequence MAIAKEDILAAVEGMTVLELNELVKAFEEKFGVSAAAVAVAGPAAGGAAAAAEEKTEFTVVLAETGANKVSVIKAVRELTGLGLKEAKDLVDGAPKPVKEGVDKAAADDAKKKLEEAGAKVEIK encoded by the coding sequence ATGGCAATCGCAAAAGAAGACATCCTGGCCGCAGTCGAAGGGATGACCGTTCTGGAACTGAACGAGCTGGTCAAGGCGTTCGAAGAGAAGTTTGGCGTGTCGGCTGCTGCTGTCGCCGTTGCTGGCCCGGCTGCCGGCGGCGCGGCTGCTGCTGCTGAAGAAAAGACCGAATTCACGGTCGTTCTGGCTGAAACCGGCGCCAACAAGGTTTCCGTCATCAAGGCCGTTCGCGAACTCACGGGCCTGGGCCTGAAGGAAGCGAAGGACCTCGTCGACGGCGCGCCGAAGCCCGTCAAGGAAGGCGTGGACAAGGCCGCTGCCGACGATGCGAAGAAGAAGTTGGAAGAAGCTGGCGCGAAGGTCGAAATCAAGTAA